In Ruminiclostridium papyrosolvens DSM 2782, the following proteins share a genomic window:
- a CDS encoding CheR family methyltransferase — protein MDYEGFKEEIFKMTKINLTLYKEKQMKRRIDALIRKNNYNTYKDYVQALKDNKELFKEFINYLTINVSEFYRNPDQWSVLEKEIFPLLLNKKKKLTIWSAACSTGDEPYTLVMVLNKLMPLSSIKILATDIDLGAIEKAKTGIYNAKSVENLPQEFKSKYFTILGESYKIKDEVKNCVEFKQHNLLREPYPTNIDLIVCRNVLIYFTEEAKTEIYKKFNMALNHQGILFVGSTEQLIMANKYNFKSLKTFFYIKDSDNFNYPV, from the coding sequence ATGGATTACGAAGGCTTTAAAGAAGAAATTTTCAAAATGACGAAGATAAATCTTACTCTCTATAAAGAAAAGCAAATGAAAAGAAGAATAGATGCTCTTATAAGAAAGAATAATTATAATACATACAAGGATTACGTTCAGGCATTAAAAGACAATAAGGAATTGTTCAAGGAATTCATAAACTACCTTACGATAAATGTGTCTGAGTTTTACAGAAATCCGGACCAATGGTCTGTATTGGAGAAAGAGATTTTTCCACTTTTGCTGAACAAAAAAAAGAAGCTTACAATTTGGAGTGCTGCATGTTCTACAGGGGACGAACCATATACCCTTGTTATGGTACTCAATAAACTTATGCCTCTTAGCTCTATAAAGATACTTGCAACAGATATTGACCTGGGAGCTATAGAAAAGGCAAAAACTGGTATATATAATGCCAAAAGTGTCGAGAATTTACCACAGGAGTTTAAAAGCAAGTATTTTACAATATTGGGTGAAAGTTATAAAATTAAGGATGAAGTAAAGAATTGTGTTGAGTTCAAGCAACATAATCTCTTAAGAGAACCTTATCCTACCAATATTGATTTAATAGTTTGCAGGAATGTGTTAATTTACTTTACAGAGGAAGCAAAGACCGAAATATACAAAAAGTTCAACATGGCATTAAATCATCAAGGAATACTTTTTGTGGGGAGTACGGAACAGCTTATAATGGCAAATAAGTACAATTTTAAATCACTGAAGACATTTTTCTATATAAAGGACTCAGATAATTTTAATTATCCGGTTTAA
- the murD gene encoding UDP-N-acetylmuramoyl-L-alanine--D-glutamate ligase translates to MNNKLEQFKKDVKNKKVAVMGIGISNIPLIKYLVSFGVDITAFDKSSEEKLADAFTQLEGLPVKYSIGSDYLSKLNGFDLIFRTPGMRPDLPELVQAVNNGAELTSEMEVFLKLCPAQVFAVTGSDGKTTTTTLIYKILSEEGYNCWLGGNIGIPLLSKIDEVAETDKVVLELSSFQLMTIRDCPSVAVVTNLSPNHLDVHKSLQEYIDAKKNIFIYQKENEKLVLNYDNEITKSFNYEARGEHVYFSRLSNLEEGVVYQDGVIMVKKGNESTVIVEGDKIKIPGVHNIENYMAATAATIDYVKPETIAKIATTFNGVEHRIELVRELNGIKFYNSSIDSSPSRTIAALKTFKNKVILIAGGKDKGIPYDSIGEIIAEKVKCLLLIGATASRIEEAYKNYLQQRDIDNEIEIIHCDSYEEVVKEAYGQAKSGDCIILSPASTSFDMFKNFEHRGNVFKELVNKLK, encoded by the coding sequence ATGAATAATAAGCTGGAACAGTTCAAGAAGGACGTTAAAAATAAAAAAGTTGCGGTTATGGGAATAGGTATAAGTAATATTCCATTGATTAAATATCTCGTTAGTTTTGGAGTAGATATAACTGCATTTGATAAATCATCTGAAGAAAAACTCGCAGATGCTTTCACTCAATTAGAGGGATTGCCTGTTAAATATAGTATTGGCTCTGATTATCTTTCCAAGTTGAATGGTTTTGATTTGATATTCCGTACGCCCGGAATGAGACCTGATCTGCCGGAGCTTGTTCAAGCAGTGAATAATGGTGCCGAGCTTACATCAGAAATGGAAGTGTTTTTAAAATTGTGTCCGGCACAGGTTTTTGCAGTAACCGGAAGTGACGGAAAAACAACTACTACAACCTTGATCTATAAAATACTTTCAGAGGAAGGCTACAATTGCTGGCTTGGAGGAAATATAGGTATACCGCTGCTAAGTAAAATAGATGAGGTTGCCGAAACGGACAAGGTAGTTTTGGAACTAAGCAGCTTCCAATTAATGACCATAAGAGACTGTCCGTCAGTTGCAGTTGTAACAAACCTTTCTCCAAATCATCTTGATGTTCATAAATCATTGCAAGAGTATATTGATGCAAAAAAGAACATTTTTATTTATCAGAAGGAAAATGAGAAGCTTGTTCTGAATTATGATAATGAAATTACAAAGAGTTTCAATTATGAGGCTCGTGGTGAACATGTTTATTTCTCAAGATTAAGTAATCTGGAAGAAGGTGTTGTATATCAAGATGGTGTGATAATGGTCAAAAAAGGAAATGAAAGTACTGTAATTGTAGAGGGTGATAAAATAAAGATACCCGGGGTTCATAACATAGAAAATTACATGGCTGCAACTGCAGCAACTATAGACTATGTTAAACCGGAGACCATCGCAAAGATTGCAACTACGTTTAATGGTGTTGAACACAGAATTGAATTGGTAAGGGAGCTAAATGGGATAAAATTCTACAATAGTTCCATTGACAGCAGCCCTTCAAGAACAATAGCGGCACTAAAAACCTTTAAGAATAAAGTAATCCTTATTGCCGGAGGAAAGGATAAGGGGATACCCTATGATTCAATAGGTGAAATTATTGCTGAGAAGGTAAAGTGCCTGCTGCTGATAGGCGCAACTGCTTCAAGAATTGAGGAAGCATACAAGAACTATTTACAACAAAGAGACATAGATAATGAGATAGAAATCATTCATTGTGACAGCTATGAAGAGGTTGTAAAAGAAGCCTATGGACAGGCAAAGTCCGGTGACTGTATAATTTTGTCGCCTGCAAGCACAAGCTTTGATATGTTTAAAAACTTTGAACACCGTGGAAATGTGTTTAAAGAATTGGTTAACAAGCTTAAATAG